The nucleotide window ACGTCGGCGCGACGTACGGCGACCCCGGCATGACGAGCGCGGCCAGCGAGGTCATCGTCGTGCTTGCGGCGCAGCTGTCGGAGCTGCCGGAGTGGTTCGTCGGCTTCGTCGCGGCGGGCGGTATCGCCGCGGCCATCGCGACGGTCGCCGGGCTGTTCATCGCCGGTTCGTCGGCGATCAGCCACGACATCTACACGAACATCATCAACGAGGACGCGACGCAGCGCCAGCAGATCCTCGTCGGCCGCCTCTCGATCGTCGCGCTGGGCGCGCTGACCACGCTGGCCGCGCTCAACCCCGCGTCGTCGATCGCGGCGCTCGTCGGGTACGCGTTCTCGCTCGCCGGCTCCGTCCTGTTCCCGATGTTCTTCCTCGGCATGTGGTGGGAGAACGCCAACCGGCAGGGCGCACTCGCCGGCATGACCACCGGACTGACGCTCTGGTCGATCCCGATGATCAACCAGATCGTCCCGACGTACATCGGCTCGCTCGAAGCGCCGCTGTCGGCCGGGCTCGCCACGTGGATGCCCGCCATCGGCTCGGCGCTCATTACGCTCCCGGTCGTGTTCGTCGTCACCGTCGTCGTCTCGATGGCGACCGACGAGCCGTCGCTGGAGACGAAGCGGATCGTCCGGCAGTGTCACAGCCCCGAGCCGATGGCACAGCAGGAGACCGCCGAGGACGTCGTCGCCGCGGACGGCGGCGAGGACGTGGCGACTGACGGCGGCCGCGCAGTTGACGACGCGGCCGCCGACGGTGACCGCGCAGTTGACGACGACGAAGCCACGGAGGAGCGATAATGTACGAACGCATCCTCGTCCCCACGGACGGTAGCGACGTCGCGGAGGCCGCCGTCGACCACGCGCTCGACCTCGCGGAGCAGTACGACGCGGAGGTCCACGCGCTGTACGTGGTCGACATCGACTCGGTGAACTTCAGTCTCGGAACCGAACAGGTCGACCGGCTCAAGCAGGGCCGGTTCGACGAGATGGGAGAGCTGAAAGATCAGGCCGACGAGGCGACGGGCGTGGTCGCCGAGCGCGGCGACGAACGCGGCGTCGACGTCGTCGAACACGTCTCCGGCGGGCGACCGCACAAGGTGATCGCCAACTACGCCGAGGACAACGACATCGACCTCATCGTGATGGGGAGCCACGGCCGCGCCGGCGTGCGCCGCGCGCTGCTCGGCAGCGTGACGGAGCGCACCCTGCGCTCGACGCACGTCCCCGTCCTCGTCGTCGACTACCTCGAAGAGGACTGAACCGCTTCGACGGGGACCGACCCCCGACAAGCGCG belongs to Halorubrum sp. DM2 and includes:
- a CDS encoding universal stress protein, encoding MYERILVPTDGSDVAEAAVDHALDLAEQYDAEVHALYVVDIDSVNFSLGTEQVDRLKQGRFDEMGELKDQADEATGVVAERGDERGVDVVEHVSGGRPHKVIANYAEDNDIDLIVMGSHGRAGVRRALLGSVTERTLRSTHVPVLVVDYLEED